Below is a genomic region from Raphanus sativus cultivar WK10039 chromosome 4, ASM80110v3, whole genome shotgun sequence.
TGATTATACTAGTAtgcaaaaataaatgaaattctaatattttaaaaataatatccattaatttttgaaataaatttttcttcttttgcatTCCGCATTTATAATTCCAAATTATAGGTTgtcaaaatacaaaaatgttttATCAATGTTGAATGGACCATATAACTGATCAGAATAAAGTTAAATATATCTCTGTCTCAAGTAGACTTTTATACAATATAAGTCACAGAATAAAAAATCAGCAAGGTTATGATTCGATTAAGACTAATAATCAGCTTGTGTGTTGTTATCCTCACCAAACCTATTTAGCACCTTTTTCAGTCTTCTGACTAGCTAGGCATCCTCTGgtaattaaaccaaaaagaattgtcgtaaatattttcttaattcttTATCCGGTTGCTATGTTAGGAATTATTGAGCTCATATCCaactttatattatttgattagtataatattatctattttaGCTCTAATAAGCTGGtctatatagattttattttatttttttcaaaaagtctcgtactaattagaatgatatttatatttatatattacactATTTGTCTAATCTTCCATTGGAAACATAGTTTGATGTCTCACATTCTCCACCTCAAACTAAAAACCACATTAATCTCGTATCTCACAACTGATTTCTAGGATCTTCTGACTTGATTTTTGCCATATACCCCCATTTATTATTCGAAAGGTACCATTCATATTTCAAAagttatttttgtctttttataaatttttcatcAAACCGTTTTGATATAAATTGTTGAGAATTATTGAGCCTATATCCAACTCTACATTATTTGATTCGATATTATCCACTTTAGACCTAATAAATTGACATGCATAGATTTACTTTTAGTTTACTTCCCAAAATATCTCGTACGAATTAGAATTAAATTTCTCTTAATATATtagacattttttttgtttaatcttCCAGTATGAAACATAGTTTGATATCTCACAATACTAGAATATATACACATGGAAATGAAACAAGTGCAATATTGTGAGCTACTTGTTTTAGAATAACTTAAGTgagtaaaacaaaaatttccaTTTGACTTTCTAAGCagaaattaaaattacatcTTATACAAGATATAAGGATTAGTCTGAAAGGCTTTGATGATTTGAGATTCATCTCACGGAAAAGAGAGTGTGGGGATCTTCCACTTGACTAAAAGGAGAATCATCTCGATCATCCTATTCGCTTTAAGAGAGAGGATGATTTTATAGTCAACGCAACTTCGTCCCTTTCATGACCGTAGCTGAATTATTCAATGGCACTGAAGGCTGTTATGtgattttttgttcaaacaaaagGTCTATAAATTGTATGGTTCACGGTTCAGAATGGTTTCATGCTTTTATGAAAAGAGTAAAGGggatatataatatctataacaAATTAACACCAGTTACATCAACCATAATTAAACCAACTCTATAAAAAGTTTTATCATcagtaaaacaaaacaaatgagtATCAGTCAAGTCATTGACTGTGATTACATTTGCTAGACATCAGACTAGATTGTAAAAGACATTAATTTAAAGAACAAAAACTTTAATACAGTATGATCTTATCTTACGGTCTTAACGGGGCCTAACAATGCATGCAATGCATCACTAGACACCGTTTCTTTatttcatacatatatattatataatatatagaaacacACGTAATCACATATAGTTTTATcgtaattattttgtttgaaaattcCACAAGTAATCGTCTCCTCCGGTGTAACCATCAGCGTCGGAAGCAGCATCAAAGGTAGATTGACGAGGCGGGCTGAGAAGCATTCCTTCAGCCATATTCATGAGCACATTAGGCATGTCGAATATCAAATCCTCGTCCATGTATCCACTTGTATTCACATTACTCCGTTCCACACTGCTGCTTGAAGCGTTGTTATTATTGGTCCTTACAATCGCATCTCTTGCAGCACCAAAAGCAGCGGCGGCTGAAGCGGCTGCGGCTTGGATGTCTCCTGGAGACATGGAGGCTGGGACAGGGAGAGATGAGACTGAGTTTGGAAAGTTGAACTCAGTTTCTGTTCCTTTGAGAGCTAGAGCTGCCACGTCATAGGCTATTGCCGCCATCTCCGGGGTCGAGAATGTTCCTAACCAGATACGGGTAGGTTTTCTCGGTTCACGGATCTCGGACACCCATTTGTCTGAGTTCCTACGTTGTCTCACTCCCCTGTACAAAGGGTGTCGGCCACCATTTTCTTTGGAGGTTCCCGGCATGTTGATAATGAGAAGTAGGGTTTTGAAGAGAGATTAGTGATGAGTTTGATGAATGAGAGGAAGGGGTCGAAGCCATTTTATGGAGGGAGTTAAGTTAGTTAAGGAGTGAAGTAGTGAGGAGTGAAGAAAGTGCAAACCAGTTAGGATGAAGAGGTTAGGGTTTGGGAGGGGGATTGATTACAGCTCGGAGGTGATGAAGTTAAAGCTGTAAAGACATATTTTAATTGCTTCACTGGTTGTAAAATCGCGTTATTTGGGTGGTGGCCAAAAAGTCGCCcatgtatatatgttttatctAAAGTGGTCGCTTTCTTCATCTCAGTTTCgtgaatatatatgtttagtcATGATCTTGACATCACTTAGATATTGGACTAGTTATACTTTTGCTTAAAATAAACTGAGGTAGATAACGCTTCAATGTGGCAGCTTGGTTATAGCAAAATTTGCATAATGGTTTTATGTAGTTTACATGGTTTAATTCTACTGAacaaaatcatgtaattaacaCTTTGAATTGTTATATCAAAACCTTAATTTGGGGGTGAAACAAAGGAGTAAATCATGTTTCCAGGCACATTTTTGTGTAAGAGTAATTTACTTGCGGTAAAACTGTATTTGTATAGCTCATCAACGTATCCATTTATTTTGCTATCTCCACTCCGTGTCTGTGGTGGCATAGTTACGACTTCTCATTTGAAGTCATAATCAGACATTAATGTATATATGCATTTCCTATGTATTGCTTACTTTGGTGGTTAATAGTTATTTCATAATGGAAATGAATATATGGTTGACTTCGGGAaagataattatataataatcacATATCCAAAAGTGTTTAAGAAATGCTATTTAGAACAATTTAGTGTGTGTCTGTGTGATCGCTGTTTAGGTCAATTTCTTTGAGGCTTTATCACTCCACTAAACATTACAATATTGCAATAGATTTTCTAGATTTTTCTCATTGAAGCATGTCAAATCGAAAAGGGTAAGAAATCCACTTCACGTGTCGGTATGGCGTGGAATATTTGTCCGCGCATcaaccatatatattattaaaatgttcTCTTACCATGTACGGAGCGTTGGTGTGTGCGGGTTGACACTTGATCTACAAGGCTGCTACCAAATATCTATGTGACATTTTTTACATCTGAGTTGAGAGGTTGAACACCAATGATTTcgatcatattttaaaaaaagaaaatcaaacatGTATAGTGTTGTAGTAATTAAAGAAATTTAACAACTAATAAGTCTTATTTAAACAAGGCTGACTACGATTGTAATTAAAGAAATTTAACAACTAATACGCTTCTCCAAGTCTGTAGACTGGTTACTTGCCTCCCGCCTTCTGGTGTGGTCTCTCTTCTCCATCCTTGAATTCTTTGGTCCCTTTGAACTTGTAGAAATAAATTGGTGTTTAAGAATAGAATCTTTCCAGCTCAGGACATCATGGATAAAGCAGTAAAAGAGGCAAGGTCATGGCAAAATGCTCAAAAAGAATCCCCTAGTAAGGTTCCAGACAGACAGACAAGTCAAGTCCTCTGCTGTTCACATAACCTCCACCGCTACTAAATATTTCACTGATGCCTCTTGGATGGCTGGAACGAAAGTGGGTGGCTTAGGTTGGATCTTCAAATCAAGCTCTGGCTCCACCGTGGGACAGGGTTCTTCAAACCGCAAATTCATTGGCTCGGCCCTGATGGCTGAAGCTTTAGCGGTAAAGACAGCTCTTATTGCTGCCAAGTCGACGGGATTTGAGAGGCTGGAATACTTCTCTGACTCAAAAAATCTCGTCACCCTCCTATCAAGTAACGGCTCAGCCGTGGAAATTCAAGGAATCCTCCATGATATATTCTTGTTGAGTAGTTCCTTTGAatctatctctttctcttttgttcCTAGGATCAATAACTCTGAGGCTGATTGTCTTGCTAAATCAGCCTGTTCCCTGTTTCCTGTAACCACCGTTTAGGTGTTGAACTTTGTTTTCATGAATTAATTCAAaaggtttgatcaaaaaaaaaacaaggctGACTACTTAAGAAAAATTCCTGTAGTTTTTAGAAACTTataattaaatactaatatttatatataaatatacatgtatgtatattaaaatattttttgaaagaatcATCTGTTGGAGGAGGTGTTCTAACTCAAAATAGTCCAATCTGatttatatattagaataaCACGCTCATTTTTTCTGTGTATAAAAGTGGGTTGAGCTCTATCGACATCGGTCAGTCCAATAATCTTAAAAGTTTTAAGTTTTGACTTAGGTTAGATTTGgagaaaattaatatacatcTGTTATCGACTTGTCTTGTAATAATTTTCATTTGATCTTAATTCTCATGCATATGTGTTTATACACTACT
It encodes:
- the LOC108846551 gene encoding ethylene-responsive transcription factor ERF024 encodes the protein MPGTSKENGGRHPLYRGVRQRRNSDKWVSEIREPRKPTRIWLGTFSTPEMAAIAYDVAALALKGTETEFNFPNSVSSLPVPASMSPGDIQAAAASAAAAFGAARDAIVRTNNNNASSSSVERSNVNTSGYMDEDLIFDMPNVLMNMAEGMLLSPPRQSTFDAASDADGYTGGDDYLWNFQTK